The Bacteroidia bacterium genomic interval CCTTGTCAATGGTATTCCGGTACTGGATTATCAGGACAGTACGCTGCTTTGCATCAGTCTTTTGGCTAATTCTCCTGACAGCAGCGATGTTATCAGAATCTTTCAGAGAAATTCCACTCCTGGTCTCAGGATAAACCCCGCCAGCGGCAGCTCTCCTTTCCAGGCAGATATTTGCTGGAGGTATGATTCTGTTGGATTGGCGGATACTTGCTTTCTGGTTGAGCTAATCGTAGGATCGGATATTGCCTGCCCCAATACCGAAAGGTTTGAATTTAGCTTTGCCGTATGCTATGATTCAGCCAGGACAGCCTTAAGTATTGAGAGACAGTTAACTGAAATTCCTGTAATTCTTTATCCAAATCCTGGCAAAGATTACCTTGAGTTGGAAACTGAAGCAGATTTCTTCAACGATCCACCAAATATCCGTTTGCTATCTCTCGATGGGCGACTTCAACTTGTACGGAAATTTCTTACACCTGCAAATAAATACAGACTGGACACTTCGAGCCTATCGGCTGGTGTCTACATTCTGGAATTCAATACTTCCCGTGGAAGATCGATCAGAAAATGGATCAAAGAATGATAATTTCGCCTATACTTTCGCAGCTAGATAGGCCGCTTCGTTGATGGCTTTCTTGGCATCCAATTCTGCAGCTACGTGTGCCCCACCAATCAAGTGTACGGATTTACCTGCAGCCTGGAGCTCCTCATACATATCTCTGAGGGGTTCCTGGCCTGCACAAATGACCACATGGTCTACCGCAAGTACTTTGTGCTCGCCATCGTGCTCAATGTGTAAGCCCTGATCATCCACTTTTTTATAGGCTACATTGGCGATCATTTTCACTTCTTTCATGGCCAGACTTGCACGATGAATCCAACCCGTAGTTTTGCCAAGTTTCTTGCCATGCTTGCCGCCGGATCTCTTTAGGAGAAAGATCTCTCGAGGCGAAGGAGAAGGTGCGGCCTGAGCCAAAGCTCCTCCTTTTGCATAGGACATATCTACGCCCCATTCTTCCATATACAATTCTGTATTCAAACTTGGAAGTTCGCCTTGATGTGCCAGGAATTCTGCCATATCGAAGCCAATCCCTCCAGCTCCTACGATAGCTACTGATTTCCCAACAGGCTTATTTCTATATAGAACTTCTGCATAGTCCAGGACCTTTTCATGATCTGCTCCTTCAAAATCAACTTTCCGAGGACTAACTCCACTAGCGATTATGATTTCATCATAGTTCCCTGCCAACAATTGCGCTTTATCAACCCTTGTATTAAGGTGAAGATTTACGCCGGTCAATTCGATTTGTCGACCATAGTATCGGATGGTTTCAGCATAGTCTTCCTTACCCGGAATGACTTTCGCCATATTGAACTGGCCTCCAATCTCTTTTTCCGCTTCAAAGAGATCAACTTCATGCCCTCTTTCTGCAGCTAATGTGGAGAAAGCGAGACCAGCAGGCCCAGCACCGACAACCGCAATTTTCTTCCTATTTTCAGTAGGATGGAAATTCAATTCTGTTTCATGGCAAGCCCTTGGATTTACCAGACAAGAAGAAATCTTCATGGTAAAGGTGTGATCCAGGCAAGCTTGATTACAGGCAATACAGGTATTGATTTCATCTGCCCTGTTTTCCATGGCTTTTAAGACCAGGTCGGCATCCGCCAAAAAGGGACGGGCCATGGAAACCATATCACAACAACCGTCTTGCAAAATTTCTTCTGCTATACCCGGCATATTGATTCGATTGGTGGCTATCAAAGGAATATTAACTTCTCCCATCATCCGCTTTGTCACCCATGCGAATCCTCCTCTAGGCACAACCGTACCAATGGTAGGAACACGGGCTTCATGCCAGCCGATGCCGGTATTGATGATAGTTGCACCTGCCTTCTCAATTGCTTTTGCTAATTGGACTACTTCTTCCCAGCTACTTCCTCCTTCAACCAAATCCAACATTGAGAGGCGGTAAATGATGATGAAGTTCTCCCCTACTCTTTCGCGTACAGCTTTGACTATCTCCACCGGAAATTTCATACGGTTCTCATAAGAACCTCCGTATTCATCTTCTCTATGATTCGTTCTTTTTACAATAAACTCATTGATCAAATATCCTTCTGAACCCATGACTTCGACGCCATCATAACCAGCTTCCTGGGCGAGTTTGGAACAGCTCGCATAATCATCAATGGTTCTGTGAATATCCGCTATGGTCATCTCTCTGGGTACCATGGGATTTATAGGTGCTCGCAAAGGAGATGGAGCGACTCCTTTATTGTGATAGGCATAGCGACCGGAATGCAAAATCTGCATACAGATTTTTCCTCCTTCCGCATGTACGGCTTCGGTGATCAATTTGTGCTGAGCCACTTCCGTCGCATTGGTCAGCATAGCAGAATGTGGAGCTACCCTGCCTTCTTCGTTGGGTCCAATACCACCTGTGACTATCAAGCCGACCTGGCCACGGGCCCGTTCTGCATAATAGGCAGCTGCACGTTCAAATCCATTAGGCGCTTCCTCCAGCATGGTATGCATGGAACCCATTAAAACACGATTTTTCAAGCTGGTAAATCCCAGGTCAAGGGGAGAGAGTAGTTTTTCGTACATCTTATACTAGTCTAGGTTCTGTATAGAAACCCAAGTTTATTAATATTGAAATCCTGCACCAATATACAGGTTTAATTTCTGCAAAAATTGGCTAAATCAGGAAGATGATAAGCTCAGTCTTTTTCTGATTTTTGAAAGTCCGACGGGAGTAAGTCCGAGATAGGAAGCAATGAGGTATTGAGGAACTCTTTGGATGAGGTCGGGTCTTTTCTCCATGATCCTAAGATAGCGCTCCTCATTGCTGAGATTATTCATTTGAGCGATTCGTTTAGAAAGGTTGATAAACTCAGCCGTAACGAATTTACGACCAAAGCGCTCGAGTGCATGGGACCTGTTCCAAAGGTTTTCATCATCGTCCCGATTGATGGCATAGGCTACAGTATCCTCTGTTGCCCAGATATTGGTATTGGTAGGTCTTCTTTCCAGGTAGTTGAGCAAATCCACACAAAAGTGCCCCTCCGTGAAGAACTCGATTACCTGTTTTTGCCCTTTCCTCAAAGAATACAGGCAAAGACAACCACCATCAACGAAATACATTTTTCGTGAAACCTGACCTTCTTTCAATAAGAAGTCTCCTTTTTTTACTTCTACCTTTTTGAATAAAGTGAGCGCATAATCCAAATCATTGGGCTCAATTGTAGCGTAGGATTGTATAGTTTCGCGGAGTCTGTCCATCAACTGCAATTTCGTAAATATCGGCAAAAGGAAAAATTCCGACTGCTTTGTTTAACAATTATTCTCTTTTACTTTAGATAGAAACCATAATTATGAGATATCGTTTACAATTTTTTCTGTTTTTTTCATTAGCCCTTTTACTGTCTTTTTCTTCTTGTGAAAGTACCCGCTCAGTGAGTCAAAGAACACCAGCCAATTCCGTGCAGGAGTATTTACAGAGAGTCCCGGGCCTGATTGTCAGTAAACAAGGACTTTTGTACCAAAATCAGCAACCGATTATCGTATTGGACAATCGAATTGTGGAGTATAGTGACTTGCTGGGGATGGTAAATGTGCAGTCCATAGCCAGTGTTCGCCTTTTGAAAGAACAAACCGATATAAAAAGGTGGACCAATGCACCGGCTTCTGCGGTGGTGCTTGTCAAAACCAAAGCGAATTGAAAAAGGGCCCCGATTGGAGCCCCTCTTTTTTATCTTACTTTTAATATTCCTCGCATCGTAATGTGATGGCCGGCCATCGTGCATACAAAGGGATAATCGCCCGGCTTATCCGGTGCTATAAAATAGATATCCTCTGTTGTTTCAGGTTCCAGTAGTTTGGTGTGGAATATCACATTTTCGGTTTCGGGTACATAGTTTTTCGCTGGTCCTTCAATTCCCAACTCAATAGCAGCCAGCCCTACCTCATCTATGCTTCCTTTTTTCACCAGGACCCAATTGTGCTGCATATCGTCATCATTATTAAAGGTCAGTTTGACTTTGCTACCTGCTTTTACCTCCAGGACTTCTTTATTAAAATACATACCCGGTTTCGTCGCAATCTCTATACTTTCATCTGCTTTCCCATTCCAGTTTACCGGCATACTTGTGATTCTTTTGCTAGAAGCAGAGCTGGTATTGCTGCCGGTACTGGCTGCTTGCTGATTTCCTCCTCCCCCGGGAATTTTGTTAAGAGTATAGTAGGCGAAA includes:
- a CDS encoding Crp/Fnr family transcriptional regulator, which translates into the protein MDRLRETIQSYATIEPNDLDYALTLFKKVEVKKGDFLLKEGQVSRKMYFVDGGCLCLYSLRKGQKQVIEFFTEGHFCVDLLNYLERRPTNTNIWATEDTVAYAINRDDDENLWNRSHALERFGRKFVTAEFINLSKRIAQMNNLSNEERYLRIMEKRPDLIQRVPQYLIASYLGLTPVGLSKIRKRLSLSSS
- a CDS encoding NADPH-dependent 2,4-dienoyl-CoA reductase, yielding MYEKLLSPLDLGFTSLKNRVLMGSMHTMLEEAPNGFERAAAYYAERARGQVGLIVTGGIGPNEEGRVAPHSAMLTNATEVAQHKLITEAVHAEGGKICMQILHSGRYAYHNKGVAPSPLRAPINPMVPREMTIADIHRTIDDYASCSKLAQEAGYDGVEVMGSEGYLINEFIVKRTNHREDEYGGSYENRMKFPVEIVKAVRERVGENFIIIYRLSMLDLVEGGSSWEEVVQLAKAIEKAGATIINTGIGWHEARVPTIGTVVPRGGFAWVTKRMMGEVNIPLIATNRINMPGIAEEILQDGCCDMVSMARPFLADADLVLKAMENRADEINTCIACNQACLDHTFTMKISSCLVNPRACHETELNFHPTENRKKIAVVGAGPAGLAFSTLAAERGHEVDLFEAEKEIGGQFNMAKVIPGKEDYAETIRYYGRQIELTGVNLHLNTRVDKAQLLAGNYDEIIIASGVSPRKVDFEGADHEKVLDYAEVLYRNKPVGKSVAIVGAGGIGFDMAEFLAHQGELPSLNTELYMEEWGVDMSYAKGGALAQAAPSPSPREIFLLKRSGGKHGKKLGKTTGWIHRASLAMKEVKMIANVAYKKVDDQGLHIEHDGEHKVLAVDHVVICAGQEPLRDMYEELQAAGKSVHLIGGAHVAAELDAKKAINEAAYLAAKV